One stretch of Clostridia bacterium DNA includes these proteins:
- the corA gene encoding magnesium/cobalt transporter CorA, with the protein MRVFSLTDGKHYASAPSAPRPVWIDLLPEELPAAQAGFGLHPAAVEDCLNQEQRPKIEEYSEYLFLVVNSYAAGEIREVDLFLGKDFLVTVHRPEVQLSLPKAADLQGLPGGLPVLVYWILDQAVDSFFEALDEINSELEELQELILSRPGRALLGALAALRRRLLELSRSLRLQEQMLRVTISRQALAGETGLRHYFSDVYSHAIKLAEEAEHLRELLALAVETYLSYTANRTNEIMRVLAVVTAIFLPLTLVTGIYGMNFRFMPELEWHLGYFVVLGGLAGLGLGLYAYFHRRGWI; encoded by the coding sequence ATGCGTGTGTTCTCCCTCACCGACGGAAAACATTACGCTTCTGCTCCCTCGGCTCCCCGGCCGGTCTGGATAGACCTGCTCCCGGAAGAGCTTCCTGCGGCTCAGGCCGGTTTCGGACTTCACCCGGCGGCGGTAGAAGACTGCCTCAACCAGGAACAACGGCCCAAGATCGAGGAGTACTCCGAGTACCTCTTTCTAGTAGTCAACTCGTATGCGGCGGGCGAGATACGGGAGGTGGACCTTTTCCTGGGAAAGGATTTCCTGGTTACGGTTCACCGCCCCGAGGTGCAGCTGTCGCTACCGAAGGCCGCCGATCTTCAGGGTCTGCCGGGAGGGCTACCCGTCCTGGTGTATTGGATCCTGGACCAGGCGGTAGACAGTTTCTTCGAGGCGCTGGACGAAATAAATTCCGAGCTGGAGGAACTCCAAGAATTGATCCTTAGCCGTCCCGGCAGGGCGCTGCTAGGTGCCCTTGCCGCCTTGCGCCGTCGGCTTCTAGAGCTTTCGCGCAGCCTGCGCCTGCAGGAGCAGATGTTGAGAGTCACCATCTCCCGCCAGGCCCTGGCCGGTGAAACCGGGTTAAGGCACTATTTCTCCGACGTGTACAGTCACGCTATCAAGCTGGCCGAGGAGGCAGAACACTTGCGGGAGCTGTTGGCCCTGGCGGTGGAAACCTACCTCTCCTATACCGCCAACCGCACCAATGAGATTATGCGGGTGCTGGCGGTAGTTACGGCGATATTTCTGCCCCTTACCCTGGTCACCGGCATTTACGGCATGAACTTTCGCTTTATGCCCGAGCTGGAATGGCACTTGGGGTATTTCGTTGTGTTGGGAGGTTTGGCCGGCCTTGGCCTTGGGCTCTACGCCTATTTCCACCGCCGCGGCTGGATCTAG
- a CDS encoding thermonuclease family protein translates to MYLAEYYPGVSAPTANCRRARLPALLLLLALCLAVLSACGGSAGTGEGQAPAASGGSAALQAGPIKAVVGEVTDGDTFRAVLTDGREEKVRLIGVDTPESTNEVEPYGREAAAYTKERLSGRTVYLEPDVGERDKYGRFLAYVWLEPPRSGAEAEVRTKMYNAELLLAGMAQVMTVPPNVRYANLFVKLEAEAREGKKGLWAAAPAKYVGNANSKKFHRPECEWGAKIAPQNRVEFATREAAVQAGYEPCGSCKP, encoded by the coding sequence ATGTACCTGGCGGAATACTACCCGGGCGTGAGCGCCCCTACTGCAAACTGCCGGCGGGCAAGGTTACCTGCCTTACTCCTGTTGCTGGCCTTGTGCCTGGCGGTGCTCAGTGCTTGTGGTGGCAGCGCCGGCACCGGCGAGGGTCAGGCGCCCGCAGCTTCTGGGGGAAGCGCGGCTCTGCAGGCGGGGCCGATTAAGGCGGTGGTCGGCGAGGTCACGGACGGAGACACCTTCCGAGCGGTTCTGACCGACGGCCGCGAGGAGAAGGTGCGGCTCATCGGCGTGGATACCCCGGAGAGCACCAATGAGGTGGAGCCCTACGGCAGGGAAGCCGCCGCCTACACCAAGGAGCGCCTTTCCGGCCGCACCGTATATCTGGAGCCGGACGTGGGCGAGCGGGACAAGTACGGCCGCTTCTTGGCCTACGTGTGGCTAGAGCCGCCCCGGTCCGGCGCCGAGGCCGAAGTGCGGACCAAGATGTATAACGCGGAGTTGCTCCTGGCCGGCATGGCCCAGGTCATGACCGTCCCTCCTAACGTGAGGTATGCCAATCTCTTCGTTAAGCTGGAGGCCGAAGCGCGGGAGGGAAAGAAAGGACTCTGGGCGGCGGCCCCGGCCAAGTACGTGGGTAACGCGAACTCTAAAAAGTTTCACCGGCCGGAATGCGAATGGGGGGCCAAAATAGCGCCGCAAAACCGGGTGGAGTTCGCCACCCGGGAAGCGGCCGTTCAGGCGGGATATGAGCCCTGCGGAAGCTGCAAACCATGA
- a CDS encoding OadG-related small transporter subunit: MALNNLEFGLLMMVAGMGLTLLTLWVLTLVMQLLNRLFKPERRTG, translated from the coding sequence ATGGCCCTGAATAACCTTGAATTCGGCCTGCTCATGATGGTTGCGGGAATGGGCTTGACACTCTTGACCCTCTGGGTGCTGACGCTGGTAATGCAGCTCCTCAACCGTCTCTTCAAGCCGGAGAGGCGTACGGGATAG
- a CDS encoding sodium ion-translocating decarboxylase subunit beta, which yields MLVVGAALIYLGVAKQVEPLLLVPIGFGAILVNLPLTGLMGEEGLLRQFYEAGIATEIFPCLIFIGVGAMTDFAPLLQNPRVLLLGGAGQFGIFLTLLLALALGFKQLEAVCVGIIGACDGPTAIYVTTQYAPHLLGPIAVAAYSYMSLVPIIQPPLMRALTTKAERKRVMPPSIYARPVSRAVKVIFPLVVLVVTVLIAPMGAPLMGMLMLGNFLKECGVVERLSKAAENEITNIVTLLLGITIGATMDGEVLLRLHTLAIFGLGFLAIVGDTVAGVLLAKFMNLFSREKLNPLIGAAGISAFPMAARVVHRVGAQANPQTYLLMHAIGVNTGGQLGSVLAASIMLALLHAMGLA from the coding sequence ATGCTGGTTGTTGGCGCCGCCCTTATTTACCTGGGCGTTGCCAAGCAGGTGGAGCCTTTGCTGCTGGTGCCTATCGGCTTTGGCGCCATCCTGGTCAACCTGCCGCTTACCGGCCTGATGGGCGAGGAAGGCCTCTTACGGCAGTTCTACGAGGCCGGTATTGCCACCGAGATCTTCCCTTGCCTTATCTTCATCGGCGTAGGGGCCATGACCGATTTTGCTCCCCTACTTCAGAATCCCCGGGTGCTGCTTCTCGGCGGAGCCGGGCAGTTCGGCATCTTCCTTACCCTGCTCCTGGCCCTGGCCCTCGGCTTTAAGCAACTGGAAGCGGTATGCGTGGGCATCATCGGCGCCTGCGACGGCCCTACCGCCATATACGTCACCACCCAGTACGCCCCCCACTTGCTGGGGCCTATAGCCGTAGCCGCCTATTCCTATATGTCCCTCGTGCCCATCATCCAGCCGCCCCTGATGCGCGCCCTGACCACCAAGGCCGAGCGCAAGCGGGTGATGCCTCCCTCGATCTATGCCCGTCCGGTTTCCCGGGCAGTCAAGGTGATCTTCCCCTTGGTGGTATTGGTGGTTACCGTGCTAATTGCCCCTATGGGTGCGCCCTTAATGGGCATGCTTATGCTGGGCAACTTTCTCAAAGAATGCGGGGTTGTGGAGCGCCTTTCCAAAGCGGCCGAAAACGAGATCACCAACATCGTCACCCTGCTACTGGGAATTACGATCGGCGCCACCATGGACGGTGAGGTGCTTCTGCGGCTCCACACACTGGCCATCTTCGGGCTCGGTTTTCTGGCCATTGTGGGCGACACCGTGGCCGGGGTTCTCCTGGCCAAATTCATGAACCTTTTCTCTCGCGAGAAGCTGAACCCCCTTATTGGCGCGGCGGGTATTTCCGCCTTCCCCATGGCCGCCCGGGTGGTCCACCGGGTGGGTGCCCAGGCTAACCCCCAAACCTATCTGTTGATGCACGCCATAGGCGTTAATACCGGCGGCCAGCTGGGCTCGGTGCTGGCGGCGAGCATCATGCTGGCCCTGCTCCACGCCATGGGGCTGGCCTAG
- a CDS encoding acetate uptake transporter, with protein sequence MAATSDQSPVADPGPLGLGAFALTTFVLSASNAKLLPPEAAPAFLGAALFYGGLAQLLAGMWEFRKNNTFGATAFSSYGAFWLALASMVIMEAMGIIKFGDARGAAVGTFLIAWTVFTFYMFIGSLRVNTAVTLVFLTLLITYLLLDLAEFGVLTSVPGGYMGLICAFCAWYASAAGVINSVAGREVLPVGSRAKAGK encoded by the coding sequence GTGGCAGCCACTTCAGATCAATCGCCGGTGGCCGATCCCGGCCCACTGGGACTGGGGGCCTTCGCCCTTACCACCTTCGTGCTCAGCGCCAGCAACGCCAAACTGCTTCCCCCCGAAGCGGCTCCGGCCTTTCTAGGTGCCGCTCTCTTCTACGGCGGCCTGGCGCAACTGCTGGCCGGGATGTGGGAGTTCCGGAAGAACAACACCTTCGGAGCTACAGCCTTCTCCTCCTACGGCGCCTTCTGGCTTGCCCTCGCCAGCATGGTAATTATGGAAGCCATGGGCATTATCAAGTTCGGCGATGCCCGTGGTGCCGCCGTAGGTACCTTCCTAATCGCCTGGACTGTGTTCACCTTCTACATGTTCATCGGCTCGCTGCGCGTCAACACGGCAGTCACTCTGGTATTCCTCACTCTACTGATCACCTATCTGCTGCTGGATCTCGCGGAGTTCGGGGTACTTACCAGTGTGCCCGGCGGTTACATGGGACTCATTTGTGCCTTCTGCGCTTGGTACGCCTCGGCGGCCGGGGTCATAAATTCCGTGGCCGGTCGGGAGGTTCTCCCGGTAGGCAGCCGGGCCAAGGCCGGCAAGTAA
- the acs gene encoding acetate--CoA ligase encodes MEGNSTTFEGLDVGRLFPPPPEFKAQANVNDPAIYERAAKDPEAFWADLAEKELTWFRKWDKVLDWNPPIAKWFVGGKINACYNCVDRHVKTWRRNKAAVIWEGEPGDVVVLTYQDLLREVSKLGNVLKQLGVKKGDRVVIYLPMIAEAVVAMLACARIGAVHSVVFGGFSAEALRDRINDAQAKILITADGYYRRGAVVGAKANADQALKECPGVEKVIVVNRLKGAGGEVAMQAGRDLWYHELMAKVKADCPAEEMDSEDMLFILYTSGTTGKPKGVVHTTAGYLLGAHMTTKWVFDIKEEDVYWCTADIGWITGHSYVVYGPLSLGATVVMYEGSPDYPDRDRWWDIVEKYRVSVLYTAPTAVRTFMKWGTEYVERHDMSSLRLLGSVGEPINPEAWMWMYKYMGGERCPISDTWWQSETGMHIVTPLPGITALKPGSATFGFPGVDVDVVDDQGNSIKEGKGYLVIRKPWPSMVRTIYGNPERYEKEYWSRFPGKWIYFSGDGAARDKDGYLWLLGRVDDVINVSGHRISTAEVESALVEHPAVAEAAAIGKRHEVKGEALSVFVILKEGVQSTPELVNELKKHVAAKIGALARPDDVFFVADLPKTRSGKIMRRLLRDIAEGRVLGDTTTLADPGVIAQLKDQYSEDDKS; translated from the coding sequence ATGGAGGGTAACAGCACCACCTTTGAAGGCCTGGATGTAGGACGGCTCTTCCCGCCTCCGCCGGAGTTTAAGGCCCAGGCCAACGTCAACGATCCGGCGATTTACGAGAGGGCGGCCAAGGATCCCGAGGCCTTCTGGGCCGACTTGGCCGAGAAGGAGCTTACCTGGTTCCGCAAGTGGGACAAGGTGCTGGACTGGAACCCGCCGATTGCCAAGTGGTTCGTTGGCGGCAAGATCAACGCCTGCTACAACTGCGTGGACCGGCACGTCAAGACCTGGCGCCGCAACAAGGCGGCCGTCATCTGGGAAGGCGAGCCGGGCGACGTAGTAGTGCTCACCTACCAGGACCTCCTGCGCGAAGTGAGCAAGCTGGGTAACGTGCTGAAGCAGCTCGGGGTCAAGAAGGGCGACCGCGTGGTTATCTACCTTCCCATGATTGCCGAGGCGGTCGTGGCCATGCTGGCCTGCGCGCGCATCGGCGCGGTGCACAGCGTGGTGTTCGGCGGTTTCAGCGCCGAGGCTCTGCGCGACCGTATCAACGACGCCCAGGCCAAGATCCTCATCACTGCCGACGGCTACTATCGCCGTGGCGCGGTGGTAGGGGCCAAGGCCAACGCCGACCAGGCCCTCAAGGAGTGCCCGGGCGTGGAGAAGGTCATCGTGGTCAACCGCCTCAAGGGCGCGGGCGGGGAAGTCGCCATGCAGGCCGGCCGGGACCTCTGGTACCACGAGCTCATGGCCAAGGTCAAGGCGGACTGCCCGGCGGAAGAGATGGATTCCGAGGACATGCTCTTCATCCTCTACACCAGCGGCACCACCGGCAAGCCCAAGGGCGTGGTGCACACCACTGCGGGCTACCTGCTGGGCGCGCACATGACCACCAAGTGGGTCTTCGACATCAAGGAAGAGGACGTATACTGGTGCACGGCGGACATCGGCTGGATCACCGGTCACAGCTACGTGGTGTACGGCCCGCTTTCCCTGGGTGCCACGGTAGTGATGTACGAAGGTTCGCCGGATTATCCGGACAGAGACCGCTGGTGGGATATAGTAGAGAAGTATCGGGTCAGCGTTCTTTACACCGCCCCCACGGCCGTGCGCACGTTCATGAAGTGGGGTACCGAGTATGTGGAGCGCCACGACATGAGCTCGCTCCGGCTCCTGGGATCGGTGGGTGAGCCCATCAACCCCGAGGCCTGGATGTGGATGTATAAGTACATGGGCGGCGAGCGCTGCCCCATCTCCGATACCTGGTGGCAGAGCGAAACCGGCATGCACATCGTAACTCCGCTGCCGGGCATTACCGCCCTCAAGCCCGGTTCGGCCACCTTCGGCTTCCCCGGCGTGGACGTCGACGTGGTGGACGACCAGGGCAACAGCATCAAAGAGGGCAAGGGTTACCTGGTCATCAGGAAGCCCTGGCCTTCCATGGTGCGGACCATCTACGGCAACCCCGAGCGCTACGAGAAAGAATACTGGAGCCGCTTCCCCGGCAAGTGGATCTACTTCTCGGGCGACGGCGCCGCCCGGGACAAGGACGGCTACCTGTGGCTGCTGGGCCGGGTGGACGACGTGATTAACGTTTCCGGCCACCGGATCAGCACCGCCGAGGTGGAGAGCGCCCTGGTGGAGCACCCGGCGGTAGCCGAAGCTGCGGCCATCGGCAAGAGGCACGAGGTCAAGGGCGAGGCCCTGTCGGTGTTCGTCATCCTCAAGGAGGGTGTTCAGAGCACTCCCGAACTGGTAAACGAGCTTAAGAAGCACGTGGCGGCCAAGATCGGCGCCCTGGCTCGGCCGGACGACGTGTTCTTCGTTGCCGACCTGCCCAAGACCCGCAGCGGTAAGATCATGCGCCGGCTGCTGCGCGACATCGCCGAGGGCCGGGTACTGGGCGACACCACCACCCTGGCCGATCCCGGCGTGATCGCCCAGCTCAAGGATCAGTACTCCGAGGACGACAAGAGTTAA
- a CDS encoding MBL fold metallo-hydrolase yields METIRITTLVDNSAGPGFLAEWGLSLLVEAKGLRVLLDCGAGLAAVYNAQLLGLDLGSIDYLVLSHGHYDHTGGLREVLRRVGREIAVVAHPEVWAPKYSRLGQQAVEAGEGVKYIGIPFARAELESLGGGFMLRREPVHLGEGFLTSGEIPSVTSYERIDDYLLVREGGVFLPDPLADDLALILDTDFGLVVVLGCGHRGMINTLRHARTLTGRERVYAVIGGTHLLHASPERLDRTAAELRQMGVQKLAVSHCTGFRSAAYLARVFGEGFTLNQTGARLTFP; encoded by the coding sequence ATGGAGACGATAAGGATCACCACCCTGGTCGACAACAGCGCCGGCCCCGGGTTCCTGGCCGAATGGGGCCTAAGCCTGCTGGTGGAGGCGAAGGGGCTCAGGGTACTGCTGGACTGCGGCGCCGGCTTGGCCGCGGTCTACAACGCCCAGCTCCTGGGCCTGGACCTGGGAAGCATAGACTACCTGGTCCTTAGCCACGGCCACTACGATCACACCGGGGGCCTGCGCGAGGTGCTCCGGCGGGTGGGCAGAGAGATTGCGGTCGTCGCCCACCCCGAGGTGTGGGCTCCCAAGTACAGCCGGCTCGGGCAGCAGGCGGTGGAGGCAGGCGAGGGTGTGAAGTACATCGGGATACCCTTTGCCCGGGCCGAACTGGAGAGCCTGGGAGGCGGGTTCATGCTCCGGCGCGAGCCGGTTCATCTCGGCGAAGGATTCCTGACCAGCGGCGAGATCCCCAGCGTTACTTCCTACGAGCGGATAGACGATTACCTGCTGGTACGCGAGGGAGGGGTTTTCCTGCCCGATCCCCTGGCCGACGACCTGGCCCTCATCCTGGACACCGACTTCGGCCTGGTGGTGGTCCTGGGCTGCGGCCACCGGGGGATGATCAACACGCTGCGGCACGCCCGCACCCTTACCGGCAGGGAAAGGGTCTACGCGGTGATAGGGGGCACGCACCTGCTGCACGCCTCGCCCGAGCGCCTGGACCGGACCGCGGCCGAACTCCGGCAAATGGGGGTGCAGAAGCTGGCGGTCTCCCACTGCACCGGCTTTCGCTCCGCCGCCTACCTGGCCCGCGTGTTCGGGGAAGGCTTCACTCTCAATCAAACCGGGGCCCGCCTCACCTTCCCCTAA
- a CDS encoding hydrogenase small subunit codes for MRTLSRREFLKLCAVSTAGVSLGSLLGWDFVFNTFARAAEGRPTVVWLQGSACSGCSVSLLNSVDPPVADLILKLTGLKYHPLLMAAAGEMGVDLLEEVARKERGNFVLVVEGGIPTAERGRYCLIGEQHGQAVTMLDAVRILGNAALVTVAAGQCASFGGIPGAAPNPTGVVGVDRVLADRPVINLGLCPMHPDHFLGTVVHLLNYGLPELDELKRPKMFYPGPIHENCPRRPDFEAGRFASSIGEEGCLARLGCKGFIARADCGNQGWNHGVNWCIKAGAPCMACSEPYFPDHTGPFYGLFTVSRTRSEARPSS; via the coding sequence ATGCGCACCCTTTCGCGGCGAGAATTCCTTAAGCTGTGCGCGGTATCGACGGCAGGAGTCAGCCTTGGTTCCCTCCTGGGATGGGACTTCGTGTTCAACACCTTTGCCCGGGCCGCCGAAGGCCGGCCCACGGTTGTGTGGCTCCAGGGCTCGGCCTGCTCCGGCTGCTCGGTATCCCTGCTGAACAGCGTAGATCCGCCGGTAGCCGACCTCATCCTTAAGCTGACCGGCCTCAAGTACCATCCACTCCTCATGGCGGCCGCGGGAGAAATGGGCGTAGACCTACTGGAAGAGGTAGCGCGCAAAGAGCGGGGCAACTTCGTGCTGGTGGTGGAGGGAGGTATTCCCACCGCCGAGCGGGGCCGGTATTGCCTCATCGGCGAGCAGCACGGCCAGGCGGTTACCATGCTGGACGCGGTGCGTATCCTGGGTAACGCCGCCCTGGTCACCGTCGCCGCAGGGCAGTGCGCCTCCTTCGGCGGCATACCCGGCGCCGCCCCCAACCCCACGGGAGTGGTGGGGGTGGACCGCGTGCTCGCGGATAGGCCGGTCATCAACCTGGGCCTTTGCCCCATGCATCCGGACCACTTCCTGGGCACGGTGGTCCACCTGTTGAACTACGGGCTACCCGAGCTCGACGAGCTAAAGCGGCCCAAGATGTTTTACCCCGGGCCCATACACGAAAACTGCCCCCGGCGACCCGACTTTGAGGCCGGCCGGTTCGCCTCCAGTATCGGCGAGGAGGGCTGCCTGGCCCGGCTGGGTTGCAAGGGGTTCATCGCCCGGGCCGATTGCGGCAACCAGGGCTGGAACCACGGGGTAAACTGGTGCATTAAGGCCGGTGCGCCCTGTATGGCGTGCTCCGAACCCTATTTCCCGGATCACACCGGCCCCTTCTACGGCCTGTTTACGGTAAGCAGGACACGGTCAGAAGCAAGGCCGTCTTCCTAG
- a CDS encoding nickel-dependent hydrogenase large subunit, whose translation MAQRVVIDPVTRIEGHLKIEVEVEAGKVVDARAGGTMFRGLELILRGRDPRDAAQLAQRICGVCSVEHGITSVLSLDSAFGVRPPRNGRILRNLVCGLNIVMSHITHFYHLAGLDFARGPDTPPFVPRYEGDYRLPQAVNERVVQHYVEALAVRRKAHEAAAVFGAKVPHVSALTAGGMTENVSAENISRFKGYLGEIVSFVDNVYLPDVMAVAKAYEDYFQIGTGYKNLLAYGAFPLTDEEDPQGQKQFFRRGRYTGGQFGSVDPERITEDVRFSWFEDAGTGRNPVEGVTLPAPGKGKAYSWIKAPRYEGRPHEVGPLARMWVNRVGEIAGLGEKAFSVMGRHYARAVEASLLIREIGKWADELVPGEPTFSPYSVPKEGKGVGLTEAARGALGHWIEVRDYRIHNYQAVVPTTWNFSPRDDKGLRGPVEEALVGTPVKDPTQPVEVLRVIRSFDPCLACAVHLLETGSSGRHRREFQVL comes from the coding sequence GTGGCTCAGCGCGTTGTCATTGACCCGGTTACCCGAATCGAGGGCCACCTGAAGATCGAGGTTGAAGTCGAAGCAGGGAAAGTGGTTGATGCCCGGGCCGGTGGAACCATGTTCCGGGGGCTGGAGCTCATCCTCCGGGGCCGGGACCCCCGGGACGCCGCCCAGCTGGCCCAGCGCATTTGCGGGGTCTGCTCGGTGGAGCACGGCATAACCTCGGTGCTCAGCCTGGACAGTGCCTTCGGCGTGAGGCCGCCGAGGAACGGGAGGATCCTCCGGAACCTGGTCTGCGGTCTTAACATAGTCATGTCGCACATCACCCACTTCTACCATTTGGCCGGTCTCGACTTTGCCAGGGGCCCGGACACTCCCCCCTTTGTGCCCCGCTACGAGGGTGATTACCGTCTGCCCCAGGCGGTTAACGAGCGTGTAGTGCAGCATTACGTGGAAGCCCTGGCGGTGCGCAGGAAGGCTCACGAGGCGGCGGCCGTCTTCGGCGCCAAGGTGCCCCACGTGAGCGCCCTCACCGCCGGCGGGATGACCGAAAACGTTTCGGCGGAGAACATCTCGCGGTTCAAGGGCTACCTGGGCGAGATCGTTTCTTTTGTAGACAATGTGTATTTACCCGACGTCATGGCGGTGGCCAAAGCCTACGAGGATTATTTCCAAATCGGTACCGGCTACAAGAACCTGCTCGCCTACGGCGCCTTTCCCCTGACCGACGAGGAAGACCCTCAAGGGCAGAAACAGTTCTTCCGGCGGGGCCGCTACACCGGGGGGCAGTTCGGGAGTGTTGACCCGGAAAGAATCACCGAAGACGTGCGTTTCTCGTGGTTCGAGGACGCGGGCACCGGTCGCAATCCGGTAGAGGGGGTAACCCTGCCGGCGCCCGGGAAGGGAAAGGCCTACAGCTGGATTAAGGCTCCCCGGTACGAAGGCCGGCCGCACGAGGTGGGGCCGCTGGCCCGGATGTGGGTCAACCGGGTGGGAGAGATAGCCGGACTGGGAGAAAAGGCGTTCTCGGTGATGGGAAGGCACTACGCCCGGGCGGTGGAAGCCTCTCTGCTGATCCGGGAGATCGGTAAGTGGGCCGACGAGCTGGTTCCCGGCGAGCCCACCTTCAGCCCCTATTCGGTCCCCAAGGAGGGCAAGGGTGTGGGCCTCACCGAGGCCGCCCGTGGCGCCCTGGGTCACTGGATAGAAGTGCGGGATTACCGCATCCATAACTACCAGGCGGTGGTGCCCACCACCTGGAACTTCAGTCCCCGAGACGACAAAGGCCTGCGCGGGCCGGTAGAAGAAGCCCTGGTAGGTACGCCGGTCAAGGACCCGACCCAACCCGTGGAAGTGCTGCGCGTGATCCGTTCCTTTGATCCCTGCCTGGCCTGCGCAGTCCACCTTTTAGAGACAGGATCTTCCGGCCGTCACCGGCGGGAGTTCCAGGTCTTGTAA
- a CDS encoding 4Fe-4S dicluster domain-containing protein, protein MAKGVLVDVSKCIGCRSCFAACKQWNQLPPDEEKTKPTWDRPPDMTGNTWTAVKPFITERDGQVQWRFVKEQCRHCLEPACESVCFVHAFVKTEQGPVIYYGYRCVGCRYCMLACPFAVPKYEWERIFPEVKKCRFCFDPDGSFDRLGKGEEPACVSACPTGALKFGEREELLAEARNRIAGSPGRYVDRIYGEREYGGTSWLYISDVPFEQIGFRTDASEKSIPHWTGRITRWTLPIGVGWAAALTALYLYSRSRQTQESEEQEEAWGGE, encoded by the coding sequence GTGGCCAAAGGAGTGCTGGTAGACGTAAGCAAGTGCATCGGCTGCCGCAGTTGTTTTGCGGCCTGCAAGCAGTGGAACCAACTGCCGCCCGACGAGGAGAAGACCAAGCCGACGTGGGACCGTCCGCCGGACATGACCGGCAACACCTGGACGGCGGTTAAGCCCTTCATAACCGAAAGGGACGGACAGGTGCAGTGGCGCTTCGTCAAGGAGCAGTGCCGGCACTGCCTGGAGCCCGCCTGCGAATCGGTCTGCTTCGTGCACGCCTTCGTCAAGACCGAGCAGGGGCCGGTGATCTACTACGGCTACCGGTGCGTGGGCTGCCGGTACTGCATGCTGGCCTGTCCCTTCGCCGTGCCCAAGTACGAGTGGGAGCGGATCTTCCCGGAGGTGAAGAAGTGCCGGTTCTGCTTTGACCCGGACGGAAGCTTCGACCGCCTGGGTAAGGGCGAGGAGCCGGCCTGCGTGAGCGCCTGCCCCACCGGGGCGCTGAAGTTCGGCGAGCGGGAAGAGCTCCTGGCGGAGGCCAGGAACCGTATCGCCGGCTCGCCGGGCAGGTACGTGGATCGGATCTACGGCGAACGCGAGTACGGGGGCACGAGCTGGCTGTATATCTCCGACGTGCCCTTCGAGCAGATCGGATTTCGGACCGATGCCTCCGAGAAGTCCATTCCCCATTGGACGGGTAGGATAACGCGGTGGACGCTGCCCATCGGCGTGGGGTGGGCGGCGGCACTTACCGCGCTGTATCTCTACTCCCGAAGCCGGCAGACGCAGGAGTCTGAAGAGCAGGAAGAGGCCTGGGGAGGTGAGTGA